In a genomic window of Candidatus Hydrogenedentota bacterium:
- a CDS encoding sigma-54-dependent Fis family transcriptional regulator: MLVVDDRENMRVLLADTFSERGFDVKTAADGEQAIALIDSESFEVIITDLNMPGKDGIAVLRASKAKNPDTEVIIITAYGTIASAVDAMRFGAHDYITKPFKLNEIERKVEKIVQKIRPVRAQNIQTWIHPGIRTMVGGSQHTKHLMKMIAKVAPSNSAVLIKGESGVGKELVARAIHDASPRRDRPFVALNCAALAPGILESELFGHERGAFTGATERRIGRFEKAHTGTLFLDEVGEIDPQIQTKLLRVLQEDEIERVGGTATVKVDVRIVAATNRDLREAIATGRFREDFYYRLNVFSIEVEPLRNRRDDIPMLVDHFVRTFSLEMGREIAEIDGDVFGIFLRYPWPGNVRELENVIERALVLSENNQITRDVLPQELLETQEDLELAPSGAVPPTPTESLIERKESLEIDLIKGALDKFHWNKTKAAEHLGLKRTTLQYKIKKYGLE, from the coding sequence ATGCTGGTAGTCGATGACCGGGAGAACATGCGTGTGCTCCTGGCGGACACGTTTTCCGAGAGAGGGTTTGACGTCAAGACCGCGGCTGACGGGGAACAGGCCATTGCGCTGATCGACAGCGAATCATTCGAGGTGATCATCACGGACCTGAACATGCCGGGCAAAGACGGGATCGCCGTGCTGCGCGCGTCCAAGGCGAAGAACCCGGACACCGAAGTCATCATCATTACCGCTTACGGGACCATTGCGTCCGCGGTCGATGCCATGCGGTTCGGGGCGCACGATTACATCACGAAGCCGTTCAAGTTGAACGAGATCGAGCGCAAAGTCGAGAAGATCGTGCAGAAGATCCGGCCCGTCCGCGCACAGAACATCCAGACATGGATTCACCCCGGCATCCGCACCATGGTCGGGGGAAGCCAGCACACGAAACATCTGATGAAGATGATCGCCAAGGTCGCGCCCAGCAACAGCGCGGTGCTGATCAAGGGCGAGAGCGGCGTGGGCAAGGAACTCGTGGCCCGGGCCATCCACGACGCGAGCCCGCGCCGTGACCGGCCTTTCGTGGCGCTGAACTGCGCGGCGCTGGCGCCGGGCATCCTCGAAAGCGAACTGTTCGGCCACGAGCGGGGCGCGTTCACCGGCGCCACGGAGCGGCGCATCGGCCGCTTCGAAAAGGCGCACACGGGCACGCTGTTCCTGGACGAAGTGGGGGAGATTGACCCGCAGATCCAGACGAAGCTGTTGCGCGTGCTCCAGGAAGACGAAATAGAGCGCGTCGGCGGCACGGCCACGGTCAAGGTCGACGTGCGCATTGTCGCCGCGACAAACCGCGACCTGCGCGAGGCAATCGCGACGGGCAGGTTCCGCGAGGATTTCTATTACCGGCTCAATGTGTTCTCCATCGAAGTCGAGCCGCTGCGCAACCGGCGCGACGACATCCCCATGCTGGTGGATCATTTCGTGCGCACCTTCTCGCTCGAGATGGGCCGCGAGATCGCGGAAATCGACGGCGATGTGTTTGGTATCTTCCTGCGCTATCCGTGGCCGGGCAACGTGCGCGAACTCGAGAACGTCATCGAGCGCGCGTTGGTCCTCTCTGAGAACAACCAGATCACGCGCGACGTGCTGCCGCAAGAACTCCTCGAGACCCAGGAAGACCTGGAACTCGCTCCGTCCGGGGCCGTTCCGCCCACCCCGACGGAATCGCTCATCGAGCGCAAGGAAAGCCTCGAAATCGACCTGATCAAAGGCGCGCTCGACAAGTTCCACTGGAATAAGACCAAGGCCGCCGAGCACCTCGGCCTCAAACGCACCACGCTGCAGTACAAAATTAAAAAGTATGGTTTGGAATAA